A window of the Henckelia pumila isolate YLH828 chromosome 3, ASM3356847v2, whole genome shotgun sequence genome harbors these coding sequences:
- the LOC140889474 gene encoding uncharacterized protein — protein sequence MAGVNGVNAQIEQLVDAAVERAMAARAGANPPPPPPDQNVQLEEIKKLKEEMELLKKKQSGYLATPVRNIPFSAKILESELPKNFKFPHVGEYDGKGDPEEHLSRFENAALLRKYSDPIKCWVFLYTLIGPAQQWFNLLRPGDIKEFKDFSKAFLHHFANSKKHPTTTLSLFAIKQQGQEDLRVYIRRYSALALEVPTATTDLLISAFTQGLTTGDFFKSLIKKPPSTYDELLARAKKYVNLEEIQVSRLNSGMDRPPSPKSTRIPNTPRKMGPSPRPELLGKFTSFTPLRMGKTQTMRICEEKRLLQRPPWSEQGPRRPKSDKYCDFHNKYGHNTNDCRQLEQEIERIIQQDPGMKDRLARQKGGYPSNKRIHEGPDHYASRPRPGPPQGNFQRPNQNQPGNNQGPPPPTKGVINMISGGPTDGDSNRARKTSSRKLSNMEIADQVVRTGLTLSFGPDDLKVLSDTTHNDALVIRALVANYDVARIFVDSGSSVNLLFQETINQMDLGEYKVELVVTSLFGFTGHAIRPTG from the coding sequence ATGGCTGGAGTGAATGGAGTAAACGCACAGATAGAACAACTAGTTGATGCCGCTGTTGAAAGGGCCATGGCTGCAAGGGCGGGAGCTAATCCCCCTCCCCCACCACCAGATCAGAACGTGCAATTGGAGGAGatcaagaaattgaaagaagagATGGAGCTCTTGAAGAAGAAGCAGTCCGGATATCTAGCCACGCCAGTCCGGAATATTCCCTTTTCCGCTAAGATACTGGAGTCCGAACTCCCCAAAAACTTTAAGTTCCCGCACGTTGGGGAATATGATGGAAAAGGGGATCCGGAAGAGCACCTATCTCGTTTCGAGAATGCTGCGTTGTTGCGCAAATATTCCGACCCTATCAAGTGCTGGGTCTTCCTCTATACTTTGATAGGACCAGCTCAACAATGGTTCAACCTATTACGCCCAGGGGATATCAAGGAGTTCAAGGATTTCAGCAAGGCTTTCCTACACCATTTTGCTAATAGTAAAAAGCATCCCACCACTACTCTCAGCCTTTTCGCTATCAAACAGCAAGGTCAAGAAGATTTGCGAGTATATATTCGTCGATATAGTGCTCTGGCTCTTGAAGTACCTACTGCTACTACTGATCTGCTCATCAGCGCCTTCACCCAAGGACTTACTACAGGGGATTTTTTTAAATCCCTGATCAAAAAACCGCCGTCTACATATGATGAACTGCTTGCTCGGGCCAAAAAATATGTGAATTTAGAGGAGATACAAGTTTCTCGGTTAAATAGTGGGATGGACAGACCACCCAGCCCGAAGAGCACCAGGATCCCTAACACACCACGGAAGATGGGGCCATCTCCCCGACCCGAACTCCTAGGAAAATTCACATCCTTCACCCCTTTAAGGATGGGTAAAACTCAGACCATGCGAATATGTGAAGAAAAGAGACTTCTACAGAGACCTCCATGGAGTGAGCAGGGGCCCCGTAGGCCGAAATCTGATAAGTATTGTGACTTTCACAATAAGTATGGGCACAATACTAATGATTGTCGTCAACTGGAGCAAGAGATTGAGAGAATAATTCAACAGGATCCAGGGATGAAGGATAGGTTGGCACGACAAAAAGGAGGATATCCCTCTAATAAGAGGATTCATGAAGGCCCCGATCATTATGCATCAAGACCCCGACCTGGGCCGCCACAGGGAAATTTCCAGCGTCCGAATCAAAATCAACCTGGGAATAACCAAGGACCACCCCCTCCCACAAAAGGTGTCATCAACATGATATCTGGGGGACCGACTGATGGAGATTCAAATAGGGCAAGGAAGACAAGCAGTCGAAAATTGAGCAACATGGAGATAGCCGATCAGGTGGTTAGGACAGGTCTGACCCTTTCCTTTGGCCCGGATGATCTTAAAGTCTTGTCAGATACTACTCATAATGACGCACTGGTTATTCGAGCTCTGGTCGCCAATTACGATGTGGCCCGGATTTTTGTAGATTCTGGGAGCTCGGTCAATTTACTATTCCAAGAGACAATAAATCAGATGGATTTGGGAGAATATAAAGTAGAACTAGTGGTGACATCATTGTTCGGGTTCACGGGTCATGCCATCCGACCTACTGGATAG